Proteins encoded by one window of Enterococcus saccharolyticus subsp. saccharolyticus:
- a CDS encoding TIGR01440 family protein, with the protein MEKETFVQDLTQTTEEVLAQANLKAGDTFVLGCSTSEVTGGVIGKNPSQEVGEWIIATLKQILDAKGIFLAVQGCEHLNRALVVERRLAEKKDWEIVAVLPSLHAGGACSVAAFKFFDDPVEVESIVAQAGLDIGDTAIGMHVKHVQVPVRPTKKELGAAHVTALRSRPKYVGGPRASYVE; encoded by the coding sequence ATGGAAAAAGAAACGTTTGTTCAAGATTTAACACAAACCACTGAAGAAGTCTTAGCACAAGCTAATTTAAAAGCTGGTGACACTTTTGTCTTAGGATGTAGTACGAGTGAAGTGACTGGTGGTGTCATTGGTAAAAATCCAAGTCAAGAAGTCGGCGAGTGGATTATTGCTACATTAAAACAGATTTTAGATGCAAAAGGCATCTTTTTAGCAGTCCAAGGTTGTGAACATTTAAACCGTGCGTTAGTCGTTGAACGTCGCTTAGCTGAAAAGAAAGATTGGGAGATTGTTGCAGTCTTACCAAGTCTTCACGCTGGTGGTGCTTGTTCAGTCGCTGCTTTTAAATTTTTCGATGATCCAGTAGAAGTAGAAAGCATTGTTGCTCAAGCGGGGCTAGATATTGGTGATACAGCGATTGGAATGCATGTTAAACATGTGCAAGTACCTGTTCGTCCAACAAAAAAAGAATTAGGTGCTGCTCACGTGACTGCCCTACGCTCTCGCCCCAAATATGTTGGTGGCCCTCGAGCTAGTTACGTAGAATAA
- the pfkA gene encoding 6-phosphofructokinase, with the protein MKRLAILTSGGDAPGMNATIRAVLNKAAHHDIEVVGVNYGFLGLVCKNFTSLDTEKVNSSISMGGTILYSSRYPEFAEKEIQLKAIENLKEANIDGLIVIGGRGSHHGALALSNLGFPTIGIPATIDNDIPGTEFTVGFDTAVNTVVSALDKIRDTANSHVRTFVIEVKGLRSGDLALWSGVAGGAESILIPEQELDLAHVASKIKQSVERKKKHCLIVLAEGVMSASELTTKLKEEGVLHIREVELGHVPRGGSPTPYDRVLASKAGAAAVNLFLEEKFGNCLCIQYNKLVPVSLKDALDIEKNFIDLSLYPLNSSISY; encoded by the coding sequence ATGAAAAGGCTTGCTATTTTAACAAGTGGTGGCGATGCACCAGGAATGAACGCAACAATTCGAGCAGTATTAAATAAGGCTGCACATCATGATATTGAGGTTGTGGGTGTGAACTACGGCTTTTTAGGTTTAGTATGTAAAAACTTTACATCATTGGACACAGAAAAAGTAAACTCCTCTATTTCAATGGGTGGTACAATTCTTTATTCTTCACGTTATCCTGAATTTGCTGAAAAAGAAATCCAATTAAAAGCGATTGAAAATTTAAAAGAAGCTAACATTGATGGGTTAATCGTCATTGGTGGACGTGGTTCTCATCATGGAGCACTTGCATTATCTAATTTAGGTTTTCCTACAATCGGGATTCCTGCTACCATCGATAACGATATCCCTGGTACAGAATTTACGGTTGGTTTTGATACAGCAGTTAACACTGTTGTTAGCGCGCTCGATAAAATTCGTGATACAGCCAATTCTCACGTTCGTACATTTGTCATTGAAGTGAAAGGATTACGTTCTGGTGACTTAGCATTATGGTCAGGCGTTGCTGGCGGTGCTGAATCGATTTTAATTCCTGAACAAGAATTGGATCTTGCCCATGTCGCAAGTAAAATCAAACAAAGTGTCGAACGTAAAAAGAAACACTGTTTAATTGTCTTAGCCGAAGGAGTCATGTCTGCTTCAGAATTAACAACGAAGTTAAAAGAAGAAGGCGTCTTGCATATCCGTGAAGTGGAGCTTGGTCATGTACCTCGTGGTGGTTCTCCTACCCCTTACGATCGCGTATTAGCTAGTAAAGCTGGTGCTGCTGCCGTTAATTTATTCTTAGAAGAAAAATTTGGTAATTGTTTGTGTATTCAATATAACAAATTAGTTCCAGTTTCTTTAAAAGATGCGTTAGATATTGAGAAAAATTTCATTGATTTATCCTTGTACCCATTAAATTCTTCTATTTCTTATTAA
- a CDS encoding YeiH family protein, which translates to MIAIKKNYPGILLAFVIGGIATILGRIFPLIGGPVFGILLGMVIAFVPRKPVFHSGIAFTSKKILQYAIILLGFGMNLFQIVAVGSQSLMIIVSTIATALLVSFFVSKALNIPSDVSTLVGVGSSICGGSAIAATAPVIDAKDEDIATSISVIFLFNILAALLFPTFGSLLGLSDIGFGMWAGTAINDTSSVVAAGQSWATSHGNDVALQYATIVKLTRTLAIIPITLAIAIYRSKQSNTTTVRVRETFPWFILWFLAAAIFSTFVPLNDSVVHGFTSLGKFFITMAMTAIGLNTNLLKLIKSGGKPIVLGFSCWVSIMIVSLVMQKIIGIW; encoded by the coding sequence ATGATAGCTATTAAAAAAAATTATCCAGGAATATTATTGGCTTTTGTGATTGGGGGAATCGCAACTATTTTAGGTAGAATTTTTCCACTAATTGGAGGCCCCGTTTTTGGTATTTTGTTAGGGATGGTCATTGCATTCGTGCCTAGAAAACCAGTGTTCCATTCAGGGATTGCGTTTACGTCCAAAAAAATCTTACAATACGCCATTATTTTATTGGGTTTTGGCATGAATTTATTCCAAATCGTTGCGGTGGGAAGTCAATCACTGATGATTATCGTATCGACAATTGCGACAGCCTTATTGGTTTCGTTTTTTGTCAGCAAAGCTTTAAACATTCCCTCTGATGTGTCAACACTAGTTGGTGTAGGTTCATCGATTTGTGGCGGTTCTGCGATTGCAGCTACAGCACCCGTAATTGATGCAAAGGATGAAGATATTGCTACATCTATCTCAGTAATTTTTTTATTCAATATTTTGGCGGCACTGTTGTTTCCGACATTCGGTAGTCTACTAGGATTGAGCGACATTGGTTTTGGTATGTGGGCGGGAACAGCGATTAACGATACATCTTCTGTGGTGGCAGCTGGACAATCTTGGGCCACTAGTCATGGCAATGATGTTGCGTTGCAATATGCAACCATTGTAAAATTAACCCGTACGTTGGCGATTATCCCGATTACATTAGCAATTGCTATTTATCGTTCTAAACAAAGCAATACCACAACGGTGCGTGTTAGAGAGACTTTTCCGTGGTTTATCTTATGGTTTTTAGCTGCAGCGATTTTCAGCACATTTGTTCCTTTGAATGACTCAGTCGTTCATGGTTTCACGTCATTGGGGAAATTTTTTATTACAATGGCCATGACAGCGATTGGGTTGAATACCAATTTGTTGAAGTTAATTAAATCTGGTGGAAAACCGATTGTATTAGGTTTTAGTTGTTGGGTAAGTATTATGATTGTGAGTTTAGTTATGCAAAAAATCATTGGGATATGGTAA
- a CDS encoding LysR family transcriptional regulator, with protein MLDFRIDTFLAVCKHLNFTKAAEELCITQPAVSQHIKHLEIHYQTKFFHYEGKKLLLTSEGKLFLETVSTMKHDETFLREKLAQEKTGQYHLKLGATLTIGEFILPNKLGNFLTQHPDMQITMIVNNTEQLLHQLDTGVLDFVFIEGYFPKNDYSFVPYSRESFVCVAGKNYPFEKQPHLLEDLLYEPLIIRETGSGTRDIFEKNLERQNLLINDFAKVIEIGNIATIKQLVANNLGITALYEIAVQEELNKGLLQKIPITDLQQSHDFYFVWRKNSVFSDFFQELASSL; from the coding sequence ATGTTAGATTTTCGTATCGATACTTTTTTAGCCGTTTGCAAACATTTGAATTTTACAAAAGCTGCAGAGGAACTCTGTATTACACAACCCGCTGTCTCTCAGCATATCAAACATTTAGAAATACACTATCAGACCAAATTTTTTCATTATGAAGGAAAAAAATTACTGTTAACCAGTGAAGGAAAACTCTTTTTGGAGACTGTTTCGACAATGAAGCATGACGAAACATTTTTACGCGAAAAATTGGCACAAGAAAAAACGGGGCAGTATCATTTAAAGCTAGGTGCTACATTAACAATTGGTGAATTTATTCTCCCAAATAAACTCGGCAATTTTTTAACCCAACATCCCGATATGCAGATTACCATGATTGTTAATAACACTGAACAACTTCTCCATCAATTAGATACAGGCGTGTTAGATTTTGTCTTTATTGAAGGTTATTTTCCTAAAAATGACTATAGTTTTGTCCCCTATTCCAGAGAATCCTTTGTGTGTGTCGCTGGAAAAAACTATCCCTTTGAAAAACAACCACACTTATTAGAAGATTTACTTTATGAACCACTCATTATTCGAGAAACAGGCTCAGGAACACGAGATATTTTTGAAAAAAATTTAGAACGACAAAATTTATTAATCAACGATTTTGCCAAAGTCATTGAAATCGGCAATATTGCAACTATCAAACAATTGGTAGCAAACAATTTAGGGATTACCGCTTTATATGAAATTGCAGTTCAAGAAGAATTAAATAAAGGATTGTTGCAAAAAATACCAATTACTGATTTGCAACAGTCCCATGATTTTTATTTTGTTTGGCGAAAAAATAGCGTGTTTTCCGATTTTTTCCAAGAATTGGCCAGCTCACTTTAA
- a CDS encoding Gfo/Idh/MocA family oxidoreductase, whose amino-acid sequence MRNTASSSDSDCFYCYHHFVFCSNMKIKKPKRKQKMKIGIIGTGSIATIVTNTLKKLTDIHVVGIYSRTKENAQRFAQKYAIAFYTDSLEELCQRAEIDVIYVATPHIFHKEHVRIALTNRKHVLCEKPLTINEQDACDLFELAKEKKVFLGEAFWTRFNPVFQTLKDIQEQQVIGEFKSLLANIGGYGLNSSRLTEKALAGGALLDIGVYNLNLMFELLGSDFSEMTMV is encoded by the coding sequence ATGCGAAACACTGCAAGTTCTTCTGATTCGGATTGTTTTTATTGCTATCACCACTTCGTTTTTTGTAGTAACATGAAAATAAAGAAACCAAAAAGGAAGCAAAAGATGAAGATAGGAATTATTGGTACAGGTTCGATTGCGACAATTGTAACGAATACATTGAAAAAATTAACTGATATCCATGTCGTAGGTATCTATTCACGAACCAAAGAAAATGCCCAGCGATTTGCGCAGAAATATGCGATTGCTTTTTATACGGATTCATTGGAAGAATTATGTCAACGAGCAGAAATTGATGTGATTTATGTAGCAACGCCCCATATTTTTCACAAAGAACATGTGCGTATAGCACTCACAAATCGCAAGCATGTTCTTTGTGAGAAACCATTGACGATTAATGAACAAGATGCTTGTGACTTATTTGAATTGGCAAAAGAAAAGAAGGTGTTTCTTGGAGAAGCTTTTTGGACGCGCTTTAATCCAGTTTTCCAAACCTTAAAAGACATTCAAGAGCAACAAGTAATTGGTGAATTTAAATCGTTACTTGCAAATATTGGGGGCTATGGCTTGAACTCGTCACGTTTAACTGAAAAAGCACTAGCGGGCGGTGCATTATTGGATATTGGTGTGTATAATTTGAACTTGATGTTTGAACTTCTTGGTAGTGATTTTTCTGAAATGACCATGGTTTAG
- a CDS encoding YdhK family protein, whose product MKKRVFVTIGLGALFILGACSSTTTQDTSHETHVTSSEVATTTESSETSVSSDEMMHEHHESGEIPAGMKDAENPKYPVGTQVTLTATHMPGMENGQATVVGAYDTTIYAVSYTPTDGGAEVKNHKWVVQEELQDPNQEVAAGDTVVLEADHMTGMKGATATVDEAIQGTVYVVDYEPADGGEMVMNHMWVTEDEMTATE is encoded by the coding sequence ATGAAAAAAAGAGTATTTGTAACGATAGGTTTGGGGGCATTATTTATTTTAGGTGCTTGCTCATCAACAACTACGCAGGATACTAGTCATGAAACGCATGTGACAAGTTCAGAAGTAGCTACGACGACAGAAAGCAGCGAAACTAGTGTTAGTAGTGACGAAATGATGCATGAGCATCACGAATCAGGTGAAATTCCGGCTGGGATGAAAGATGCTGAAAATCCAAAATATCCAGTTGGAACGCAGGTGACATTGACTGCTACACATATGCCTGGCATGGAAAATGGCCAAGCGACAGTAGTCGGGGCGTATGATACCACTATTTATGCAGTGAGTTATACCCCAACAGATGGTGGTGCAGAGGTGAAAAATCACAAATGGGTTGTTCAAGAAGAACTCCAAGATCCTAATCAAGAAGTTGCAGCAGGGGATACCGTGGTTTTAGAAGCTGACCATATGACTGGCATGAAAGGCGCAACAGCAACTGTTGATGAAGCGATTCAAGGAACCGTGTATGTTGTCGATTATGAACCTGCAGATGGTGGTGAAATGGTCATGAATCATATGTGGGTCACAGAAGATGAAATGACTGCAACCGAATAA
- the catA gene encoding type A chloramphenicol O-acetyltransferase gives MTFTHIDIETWQRKEYYLHYRNHRCTYSLTENIDITKLKQELKKRKQKIYPALIYMITTIVNQQKEFRMSKNDSQELGYWDTMIPSYTILNQNQTFSSIWTEYTTSFPDFYTAYTQDIATYANLNTLSPKPHEPLNTFNISSVPWIDFTSFHLNIYDEGEYLLPIFTIGKFIHADNKVFMPLAIQVNHAVCDGFHVGQWLTKLQQFADKYQDWID, from the coding sequence ATGACTTTTACACACATCGACATCGAGACTTGGCAACGCAAAGAGTATTATTTGCACTATCGAAATCATCGTTGCACATATAGTTTGACGGAAAACATTGACATTACCAAGCTAAAACAAGAATTAAAAAAGAGAAAACAAAAAATTTACCCTGCGTTGATTTACATGATTACTACTATAGTGAATCAGCAAAAAGAATTCCGAATGTCTAAAAATGACAGTCAAGAATTAGGTTACTGGGATACGATGATTCCTAGCTACACAATCTTGAATCAAAATCAAACTTTCTCAAGTATTTGGACGGAATATACGACTTCTTTTCCGGACTTTTATACTGCTTATACCCAAGATATTGCTACGTATGCCAATTTAAACACCCTCTCGCCTAAACCACACGAACCTCTGAATACCTTTAATATTTCAAGTGTTCCTTGGATCGACTTTACTTCGTTTCATTTGAATATTTATGATGAAGGAGAGTATTTGCTACCGATTTTTACTATCGGAAAGTTTATACATGCAGATAATAAAGTCTTCATGCCGTTAGCTATACAAGTGAACCACGCAGTTTGCGATGGGTTTCATGTTGGTCAATGGCTAACCAAGTTACAACAATTTGCAGATAAGTATCAAGACTGGATTGATTAG
- a CDS encoding GNAT family N-acetyltransferase, whose translation MSELGTKEILTTRLLLRKLTVQDSEQMFHHWAANENVTKYLRWHPHRQLDTVIASLQKRETLYQKADYYDWSIEIQATKELIGTITVVNTFPEIKTLEIGYVIGENWWGNGYTLEALQAVSNYLFTATDTIRLEATCDDNNLQSKKVLVKAGFLYEGTLKQRGLNNQGIVDLCMYDLLR comes from the coding sequence GTGAGTGAATTGGGCACAAAAGAAATCCTCACAACACGTTTATTGCTTAGAAAACTTACTGTGCAAGATAGCGAGCAAATGTTTCATCATTGGGCAGCCAACGAAAACGTAACTAAATATCTTCGTTGGCATCCTCATCGTCAGTTAGACACCGTCATTGCAAGCCTGCAAAAACGCGAAACACTTTATCAAAAAGCCGATTATTATGACTGGAGCATTGAAATACAGGCAACAAAAGAGTTAATTGGCACTATCACAGTGGTGAATACTTTCCCGGAAATCAAAACCTTAGAAATTGGCTATGTTATTGGAGAAAATTGGTGGGGAAATGGCTATACTTTAGAAGCTTTGCAAGCAGTAAGTAATTATTTATTCACAGCAACAGATACCATTAGACTCGAAGCAACCTGCGATGACAATAATCTTCAATCGAAAAAAGTCTTAGTAAAAGCTGGCTTTTTGTATGAAGGAACGCTTAAGCAACGAGGATTAAACAATCAGGGTATCGTCGATTTATGTATGTACGACCTTCTTCGATAA
- the yeiL gene encoding transcriptional regulator YeiL, whose amino-acid sequence MKKIPFTQTTNQLPAYFPETIQPHAFIFQFAPNELIQKEAEDVQYLFYLLKGKAKILKSQENGRQMIVQFLEAGDFIGELTLIQAEKHTKNVMARNNVCCLAIPIRKAQQLLMNDTTFLQEMSRYIGVKLLMRVEHFTENQLYPLTVRLIDLLLTISIEERYEEKQTEIAEYLGVSYRHLLYTMQQLRELGYIEKKKGYYLIHRDALIRYRATLIQ is encoded by the coding sequence ATGAAAAAAATTCCGTTTACTCAAACAACGAATCAATTACCAGCCTATTTTCCAGAGACCATTCAACCACATGCATTTATTTTTCAATTTGCGCCTAATGAACTGATTCAAAAAGAAGCAGAAGATGTTCAGTATTTATTTTATTTGTTGAAAGGGAAAGCCAAAATTTTAAAAAGTCAGGAAAATGGTCGCCAAATGATTGTTCAATTTTTGGAAGCAGGAGATTTTATTGGCGAATTGACGTTAATTCAAGCAGAAAAGCATACCAAAAATGTGATGGCAAGAAACAACGTATGCTGTTTAGCAATTCCGATTCGCAAAGCACAACAATTATTAATGAATGATACAACATTTTTACAAGAGATGAGTCGGTATATTGGGGTGAAATTGTTAATGCGTGTGGAACATTTTACCGAAAATCAACTTTACCCATTAACTGTTCGGTTAATTGATTTATTACTAACGATTTCCATAGAAGAACGTTATGAGGAAAAGCAAACAGAAATCGCAGAATATCTGGGTGTTAGCTATCGTCATTTGTTGTATACGATGCAACAATTACGCGAATTGGGCTATATCGAGAAGAAAAAAGGCTACTATCTGATTCATCGAGACGCATTAATCCGCTATCGTGCAACCTTGATTCAGTAA
- a CDS encoding peptide ABC transporter substrate-binding protein, translated as MKKQKILGTLLVSTFLLGACTTGGTSQTDETAKSGETEQVFNLAVLQEMPTADLSIATDTISFTALNNVYEGLYRLDNENKPQPAAAAELAEVSEDGLTYKLKLREDAKWSNGDAVTAADFVYGWQRTVDPKTGSQYAYLYEVVENATDIINGKKPATDLGIKAVGEYEVEIKLAVATPYFDYLLAFPSFFPQHEATVTEFGEEYAKKSDTAVYNGPFTLGEFDGPGIDTEWSYEKNPEYWDAENVKLETINVSVVKESSTGLNLFQDGQLDDVILTGELAQQNTNSPEFVTLKESRTSYIEMNQREEDSPFNNENLRKALSYAIDREALVKQVLGDGSEASTGLIPQNMSFNPDTGKDFVEETTNNTEYDVEKAKEYWEKAKQELGIDSLSFELLSDDTDSVKKAAEYVQGVWNETLEGVDASMTNVPFSVRLDRSNAGDFDVVFGGWGADYADPSSFTDLFVTGNAYNRGRWSNEAYDKAVKDAATTYATKPAERWQALLDAENILIEDMGTIPVYQRAEAHLRAEKVKNIVSHGAGASHDYKWAYIEE; from the coding sequence ATGAAAAAGCAAAAGATATTGGGAACATTATTAGTTAGTACCTTTTTATTAGGGGCATGTACGACAGGTGGAACATCTCAAACGGATGAAACGGCAAAATCAGGTGAAACAGAACAAGTATTTAATTTAGCTGTATTGCAAGAAATGCCGACTGCAGATTTGTCTATTGCCACAGATACAATTAGTTTTACAGCCTTGAACAACGTGTATGAAGGATTGTATCGCTTAGATAATGAAAATAAACCACAACCAGCAGCAGCTGCTGAATTAGCAGAAGTAAGTGAAGATGGTTTAACGTATAAATTAAAATTAAGAGAAGATGCAAAATGGTCGAATGGGGATGCTGTAACAGCTGCGGATTTTGTCTATGGTTGGCAACGTACTGTTGATCCAAAAACAGGGTCTCAATATGCGTATCTTTATGAAGTAGTCGAAAATGCGACAGACATTATTAATGGTAAAAAGCCTGCGACAGATTTAGGTATCAAAGCAGTAGGTGAGTACGAAGTAGAAATCAAATTAGCTGTAGCGACACCTTATTTTGATTATCTATTAGCCTTCCCATCATTCTTCCCACAACATGAAGCGACCGTCACTGAGTTTGGTGAAGAATACGCGAAGAAGAGTGATACTGCTGTTTACAATGGTCCATTTACTTTGGGTGAATTTGATGGTCCAGGGATAGATACAGAATGGTCTTACGAAAAAAATCCAGAATATTGGGATGCAGAAAATGTTAAATTGGAAACAATTAATGTTTCTGTTGTAAAAGAGTCATCAACGGGTCTGAATTTATTCCAAGATGGACAATTAGATGATGTCATTTTAACAGGTGAATTAGCACAACAAAACACGAATAGTCCAGAATTTGTGACATTAAAAGAATCTCGTACAAGCTACATTGAAATGAACCAAAGAGAAGAAGATTCACCATTTAACAACGAAAACTTACGTAAAGCTTTGTCATACGCGATTGATCGTGAAGCGTTAGTCAAACAAGTATTAGGCGATGGTTCAGAAGCATCGACGGGATTAATTCCACAAAATATGTCATTTAATCCAGATACAGGTAAAGATTTCGTGGAAGAAACAACAAATAATACGGAATATGATGTAGAGAAAGCCAAAGAATATTGGGAAAAAGCAAAACAAGAATTAGGCATTGATTCATTAAGCTTTGAACTATTATCTGATGATACCGATTCTGTGAAAAAAGCAGCGGAATATGTACAAGGTGTTTGGAATGAGACATTAGAAGGTGTGGATGCTTCAATGACGAATGTACCATTTAGTGTTCGTTTAGATCGTTCGAATGCTGGTGACTTTGATGTGGTCTTTGGCGGTTGGGGTGCTGACTATGCGGACCCAAGTAGTTTCACAGACTTATTTGTGACAGGTAATGCGTACAACCGTGGTCGTTGGAGTAATGAAGCTTACGATAAAGCAGTGAAAGATGCCGCAACAACTTATGCGACAAAACCAGCTGAACGTTGGCAAGCATTATTGGATGCAGAAAATATCTTGATTGAAGATATGGGAACTATTCCAGTTTATCAACGTGCAGAAGCACATTTACGCGCTGAAAAAGTGAAAAATATTGTTTCTCACGGTGCTGGTGCTTCACATGATTACAAATGGGCTTATATTGAAGAATAA
- a CDS encoding 5-methyltetrahydropteroyltriglutamate--homocysteine S-methyltransferase, with protein sequence MSKTIPFTVDHVGSFLRPNRIKEARVNVAEGRLSKAELRTIEDEEIIRLVAAQKKVGIKGITDGEFRRGFWHIDFLENLNGIEGYVPETGYNQQFKGKSAPAYNIRVTDKISFNKNHPFLEDFAFLNKVVGNDGTIAKATIPSPTMILRQELLANNGSSNISEIYPTLDTFYHDLGQTYQDAIQAFYDKGCRYLQFDDTNWAFLADATKRDTLVAKSIDPTEIAQICTKIINHALENKPEDFVITTHICRGNHASSWLFSGGYEPIAKELFATKYDGYFLEYDSDRAGDFEPLRYWSETNSKIVLGLVTSKFPELENPEEIKARIQEATQFVPLENLSISPQCGFASTEEGNKLSEEEQWAKINLLQEIAADIWE encoded by the coding sequence ATGAGCAAAACAATTCCATTTACTGTTGATCATGTTGGGAGTTTTTTACGACCAAACCGCATCAAAGAAGCACGCGTAAACGTTGCAGAAGGTCGTTTATCAAAAGCTGAGTTACGTACTATTGAAGACGAAGAAATTATTCGTTTGGTTGCAGCACAGAAAAAAGTCGGTATCAAAGGTATCACAGATGGTGAATTTCGTCGTGGGTTTTGGCATATTGACTTTTTAGAAAATCTAAACGGCATTGAAGGGTATGTTCCAGAAACAGGTTATAATCAACAATTCAAAGGAAAAAGTGCCCCTGCGTACAATATTCGTGTAACAGATAAGATTTCCTTCAATAAAAATCATCCCTTCTTAGAAGATTTTGCTTTCTTAAATAAAGTCGTTGGCAATGATGGCACTATCGCTAAAGCAACCATTCCTAGTCCAACGATGATTTTACGACAAGAATTACTTGCTAATAATGGTTCATCTAACATTTCAGAAATTTATCCAACGCTCGATACGTTTTATCATGATTTAGGGCAAACCTATCAAGACGCAATTCAAGCTTTTTACGACAAGGGTTGTCGTTACCTGCAATTTGATGATACAAACTGGGCATTCTTAGCAGACGCTACGAAACGTGACACACTTGTCGCAAAAAGCATTGATCCTACTGAAATCGCACAAATTTGTACAAAAATTATTAATCATGCGTTAGAAAATAAACCTGAAGATTTTGTTATCACCACGCATATTTGTCGTGGAAATCATGCGTCGTCTTGGCTATTTTCTGGTGGTTATGAACCCATTGCCAAAGAATTATTTGCAACGAAATATGATGGCTATTTCTTAGAATATGATTCTGATCGTGCAGGCGATTTTGAACCATTGCGTTACTGGTCAGAGACCAACAGTAAAATTGTCTTAGGTTTAGTCACATCTAAATTCCCAGAGCTAGAAAATCCAGAAGAAATTAAAGCGCGCATTCAAGAAGCAACACAGTTTGTTCCTTTAGAAAATTTATCAATTAGTCCTCAATGTGGATTTGCTTCCACTGAAGAAGGCAACAAATTATCAGAAGAAGAACAATGGGCAAAAATCAATTTGTTACAAGAAATTGCTGCGGATATTTGGGAATAA
- the nrdH gene encoding glutaredoxin-like protein NrdH: MNIKLFSKNNCMQCKMAKRFLADNNISFEEINIDNDPSAVDWLKEKGFQSVPIITSDATTVVGFRPDQLRQLAS; encoded by the coding sequence ATGAACATCAAATTATTCTCAAAAAACAACTGCATGCAATGCAAAATGGCAAAACGTTTTTTAGCAGATAACAATATTAGTTTTGAAGAAATCAACATCGACAACGACCCTAGCGCTGTAGATTGGTTAAAAGAAAAAGGATTCCAAAGTGTACCTATTATTACATCGGATGCAACAACAGTTGTAGGTTTCCGTCCAGATCAACTACGTCAATTAGCTAGTTAA